In Thioclava sp. GXIMD2076, one DNA window encodes the following:
- a CDS encoding EVE domain-containing protein: MRYWLFKSEPNKFSWDQLVEKGEAGEEWDGIRNYLARNNMREMKIGDRGLFYHSNIGKEVVGICEVSAESAPDSTTDDPRWDCVHLRAVRPVKKPVTLADVKAEPRLSNMSLVTSMRLSVQPVTEEEWRIVCAMAETDPD, from the coding sequence ATGCGCTACTGGCTGTTCAAATCCGAGCCCAACAAGTTCTCATGGGACCAGCTCGTTGAAAAAGGCGAGGCGGGCGAGGAATGGGACGGGATCCGTAACTATCTGGCGCGTAATAATATGCGCGAGATGAAGATCGGCGATCGCGGGCTGTTCTACCATTCCAATATCGGTAAGGAAGTCGTGGGTATCTGCGAGGTCAGCGCCGAAAGCGCGCCCGATAGCACCACCGATGATCCACGCTGGGACTGCGTGCATTTGCGTGCCGTGCGTCCGGTGAAAAAGCCGGTGACACTGGCCGATGTGAAGGCCGAGCCGCGCCTGTCGAACATGTCTCTGGTGACCTCGATGCGGCTCTCGGTGCAGCCGGTGACCGAGGAGGAATGGCGTATCGTCTGCGCGATGGCAGAGACCGATCCCGACTGA
- a CDS encoding CbiX/SirB N-terminal domain-containing protein, protein MKTVIIVAHGSPSDPDTKQAALEALAEKIRPLCPEIRVLAATLAKDDALAKAVNDCEAPVIYPFFMAEGWFTKREIPRRLKELGCKAQHMDPFGIDPALEKLILDECLAAAAQAGLDSRATDLILCAHGSKIARKSKDSAYAMAEKLRRSGAFWRVRVGLIEEPPFLEDVARTSNQGVCLPFFALRAGHVDGDIPEALDNAGFSGPRLPPIGEHPEIPALIARALKQYCEN, encoded by the coding sequence ATGAAAACAGTCATCATCGTTGCACACGGGTCGCCTTCGGACCCCGATACCAAACAGGCAGCCCTTGAGGCGCTGGCCGAAAAGATCCGTCCGCTCTGCCCGGAGATCCGCGTTCTGGCGGCGACGCTGGCCAAGGACGATGCCCTCGCAAAGGCAGTCAATGACTGCGAGGCCCCTGTAATCTATCCATTTTTTATGGCCGAAGGGTGGTTTACCAAACGCGAGATCCCGCGCAGGCTGAAGGAGCTGGGCTGCAAGGCACAGCATATGGACCCGTTCGGCATCGATCCCGCCTTGGAAAAGCTGATTCTCGATGAGTGCCTCGCTGCGGCGGCACAGGCGGGGCTCGATAGCAGGGCAACCGACCTCATCCTTTGTGCCCACGGGTCCAAGATCGCGCGCAAATCGAAAGACAGCGCCTATGCAATGGCCGAGAAGCTGCGCCGCTCGGGCGCATTCTGGCGCGTGCGGGTCGGGCTGATCGAGGAGCCGCCCTTCCTTGAGGACGTCGCCAGGACCTCCAATCAGGGCGTCTGCCTGCCATTTTTCGCGCTGCGGGCAGGTCATGTCGATGGCGATATCCCCGAGGCGCTCGACAATGCGGGATTCTCCGGCCCGCGCCTGCCGCCCATTGGTGAGCATCCCGAAATTCCCGCGCTGATCGCGCGCGCCCTCAAGCAGTATTGCGAAAATTAA
- a CDS encoding ribokinase — translation MKIFNLGSINADYFYRLPHLPQAGETLASIGYDRGLGGKGANQSVACARAGAEIRHLGAIGSEGRWMVERMEDAGVDCTQVVIVREASGHAIIYVDQAAENTIVIHPGANRAIPDTVLDDALDQAEDGDLLILQNETCLQVEAAQLAAERGVFVIYSAAPFDEAAVRAVLPYVSLLIVNEGEAKALCESFGVALPELPVKQIVVTKGAQGATWHNLDTGGLIVMPAFPVKPVDTTGAGDTFAGYLAAGLAEGASRERAMRLAAAAAAVKVTRAGTADAIPARQEVEDFLENQPKL, via the coding sequence ATGAAAATTTTCAATCTCGGCTCGATCAATGCGGATTACTTCTACCGGCTGCCCCATCTGCCGCAGGCGGGCGAAACGCTGGCCTCGATAGGCTATGACCGTGGGCTTGGCGGAAAAGGGGCCAACCAGTCCGTTGCCTGCGCCCGCGCGGGGGCCGAGATCCGGCATCTGGGGGCGATCGGGTCCGAAGGGCGCTGGATGGTCGAGCGGATGGAGGATGCGGGCGTCGATTGCACGCAGGTAGTCATCGTGCGCGAGGCCTCGGGCCATGCGATCATCTATGTCGATCAGGCAGCCGAGAATACGATCGTCATCCATCCCGGTGCCAATCGGGCGATCCCCGATACGGTGCTCGACGATGCGCTCGATCAGGCGGAAGACGGCGACCTGCTGATCTTGCAGAACGAAACCTGCCTGCAGGTCGAGGCCGCGCAACTGGCCGCCGAGCGCGGGGTGTTCGTGATCTATTCGGCGGCTCCCTTCGACGAGGCGGCGGTGCGCGCCGTGCTCCCCTATGTCTCGCTTCTGATCGTCAATGAGGGCGAGGCTAAGGCCCTATGCGAAAGCTTCGGTGTGGCACTGCCCGAACTGCCCGTGAAACAGATCGTGGTGACCAAAGGCGCGCAGGGTGCGACCTGGCACAATCTGGACACCGGCGGGCTGATTGTGATGCCGGCCTTTCCTGTGAAACCGGTCGATACAACAGGGGCGGGCGATACATTTGCGGGCTATCTGGCGGCCGGTCTGGCCGAAGGCGCCTCGCGCGAGCGGGCGATGCGTCTGGCCGCCGCGGCGGCTGCCGTGAAAGTGACGCGGGCCGGAACAGCCGATGCCATTCCCGCCCGTCAGGAAGTCGAGGATTTTCTGGAAAATCAGCCCAAGCTGTAA
- the phoB gene encoding phosphate regulon transcriptional regulator PhoB, giving the protein MSPAQQPCVLVVEDESAQREVLQYNLEAEGFRVVMAVNGEEALLMVKEEKPDLMVLDWMLPNVSGIEICRRVKASGDTRHIPIIMLSARSEETDRVRGLETGADDYVVKPYSVVELMARLRTQLRRTRPATMGERLNYEDIVLDSAEHRVFRDGQALKLGPTEFRLLSTLMEKPGRVWTRDQLLDRVWGRDIYVDTRTIDVHVGRLRKALMAHGGDDPVRTVRGTGYSLG; this is encoded by the coding sequence ATGTCCCCGGCACAACAGCCCTGTGTCCTGGTGGTCGAGGATGAATCGGCCCAGCGTGAAGTTCTCCAGTATAACCTCGAAGCCGAAGGCTTTCGCGTTGTGATGGCGGTCAATGGCGAGGAAGCGCTGTTGATGGTCAAGGAAGAGAAACCCGACCTGATGGTGCTGGACTGGATGCTGCCCAATGTGTCAGGGATCGAGATCTGCCGCCGCGTGAAAGCCTCGGGCGACACCCGCCATATCCCGATCATCATGCTCTCGGCGCGCTCCGAAGAGACGGATCGCGTGCGCGGGCTCGAGACGGGCGCGGATGATTATGTCGTCAAACCCTATTCGGTGGTCGAACTGATGGCGCGGCTGCGCACCCAGCTGCGCCGCACCCGCCCTGCCACCATGGGCGAGCGGCTGAACTACGAGGATATCGTCCTCGACAGCGCCGAGCACCGCGTTTTCCGCGATGGGCAGGCGCTCAAACTCGGCCCGACCGAGTTCCGTCTACTGTCGACACTGATGGAAAAGCCTGGCCGGGTCTGGACCCGTGACCAGCTTCTGGACCGTGTCTGGGGGCGGGACATCTACGTCGACACCCGCACCATCGACGTGCATGTGGGCCGGTTGCGCAAGGCGCTGATGGCGCATGGCGGTGATGATCCGGTGCGCACGGTGCGCGGCACCGGTTACAGCTTGGGCTGA
- the pstC gene encoding phosphate ABC transporter permease subunit PstC encodes MPAIWLLVIVLVLAALGFVLGRSRALSSAGGDSRILHSLTSYYGSNVAMMTLVPSLLVLAVWLIVQPFIIDMQVTGAIPQATVEEHGNLSLMMSDVTRLAQGLDDAVAKGTLTASEASGLQAGDGLRAQMADYGVALGSEVDTPTLDAAQHYRSLNATGNTFRMAVVLGVAIVFFLLTLKSTHKDLRARNIVERGIKALLILAASIAILTTIGIVLSLIFNTVHFFRLYPATDFFFGTNWTPSFGGGSQLGILPLLWGTLYISFIALAVAVPIGLFAAIYLSEYATKPVRAIAKPALEILAGIPTIVYGLFALLTVGPALQTVFGRDGLDWMGAASSVMTAGLVMGIMLIPFVSSLSDDIINAVPQSLRDGSYGLGATKSETIKQVVFPAALPGIIGAILLAASRAIGETMIVVLGAGAAARLSLNPFEAMTTVTAKIVSQLTGDADFASPEALVAFSLGMTLFVMTLALNIVALYIVRKYREQYE; translated from the coding sequence ATGCCTGCAATCTGGCTTCTGGTTATCGTGCTCGTGCTCGCAGCCTTGGGCTTCGTTCTCGGCCGGTCCCGCGCCCTGTCTTCCGCAGGGGGCGACAGCCGCATCCTCCATTCGCTGACCAGTTATTATGGCAGCAATGTCGCGATGATGACCCTCGTGCCGTCCCTTCTGGTTCTGGCCGTCTGGCTGATCGTGCAGCCTTTCATCATCGATATGCAGGTCACCGGCGCCATTCCGCAGGCCACGGTCGAAGAGCATGGCAATCTCAGCCTGATGATGTCGGATGTGACGCGCCTCGCCCAAGGGCTCGATGACGCGGTCGCAAAAGGCACCCTGACCGCCTCCGAGGCCAGCGGCCTGCAGGCGGGCGACGGGCTGCGTGCCCAGATGGCGGACTATGGCGTCGCGCTCGGCTCCGAGGTGGATACCCCCACGCTCGACGCGGCACAGCATTACCGCAGCCTGAACGCCACCGGAAACACCTTCCGTATGGCGGTGGTTCTGGGCGTGGCCATCGTCTTCTTCCTGCTGACGTTGAAATCCACCCATAAGGATCTTCGTGCCCGCAATATCGTCGAGCGCGGCATCAAGGCGCTGCTGATCCTCGCCGCTTCCATCGCTATCCTGACCACCATCGGGATCGTGCTATCGCTGATCTTCAACACGGTGCATTTCTTCCGCCTCTATCCGGCGACGGATTTCTTCTTTGGCACCAACTGGACGCCGTCCTTTGGTGGCGGCTCGCAGCTGGGCATTCTGCCGCTTCTGTGGGGCACGCTCTATATCAGCTTCATCGCGCTGGCCGTGGCCGTGCCGATCGGGCTCTTTGCCGCGATCTACCTCTCGGAATATGCAACCAAACCCGTCCGCGCCATCGCCAAACCCGCGCTGGAAATCCTCGCCGGTATCCCGACCATCGTCTACGGTCTGTTTGCGCTGCTGACCGTGGGCCCTGCCCTGCAGACGGTGTTCGGCCGCGACGGGCTCGACTGGATGGGGGCGGCAAGCTCGGTCATGACCGCGGGCCTCGTGATGGGCATCATGCTGATCCCCTTCGTGTCCTCGCTCTCCGATGACATCATCAATGCCGTGCCGCAATCGCTGCGCGACGGCTCCTACGGCCTCGGTGCCACCAAATCCGAGACCATCAAACAGGTGGTCTTCCCCGCCGCCCTTCCGGGCATCATCGGGGCGATCCTGCTGGCCGCTTCCCGCGCCATCGGCGAGACGATGATCGTGGTTCTGGGCGCCGGTGCCGCCGCCCGCCTCAGCCTCAACCCCTTCGAGGCGATGACCACCGTCACCGCCAAGATCGTCAGCCAGCTGACCGGTGACGCCGATTTCGCCTCACCCGAGGCGCTGGTGGCCTTCTCTCTGGGCATGACGCTCTTCGTCATGACCCTCGCGCTGAACATTGTCGCACTCTACATCGTGCGCAAGTATCGGGAGCAATACGAATGA
- the phoU gene encoding phosphate signaling complex protein PhoU, producing the protein MSQQHISSAFDRDLEAVQALVVKMGGMVEQQILDAAEALESRDEELAQRVRKQDKAIDALEEQINEEAARIIALRAPVSRDLRLTLSVIKIAASLERAGDYAKNIAKRTQILMDAPAVEGSPKAIRRMAQAVEGMLKDVLDAYIQRDPQLARDVRDRDVEVDQMYNALFREFLTYMMEDPRNITPCMHLHFIAKNIERMGDHATSIAEQVIYLVTGETPDEERPKQSSVISMDSTEK; encoded by the coding sequence ATGAGCCAACAACATATCTCCTCCGCCTTCGACCGCGATCTGGAAGCCGTGCAGGCGCTTGTCGTCAAGATGGGCGGCATGGTCGAACAGCAGATCCTCGATGCCGCCGAAGCCCTTGAAAGCCGTGACGAGGAACTGGCCCAGCGTGTGCGCAAGCAGGATAAGGCCATCGACGCGCTCGAGGAGCAGATCAACGAGGAAGCCGCCCGCATCATCGCGCTGCGTGCCCCCGTCTCGCGCGATCTGCGGCTGACACTCTCGGTCATCAAGATCGCCGCCAGTCTCGAACGCGCGGGCGATTACGCAAAGAACATCGCCAAGCGCACCCAGATCCTGATGGATGCCCCCGCCGTCGAAGGCTCGCCCAAGGCGATCCGCCGGATGGCGCAAGCGGTCGAGGGGATGCTTAAGGACGTGCTCGATGCCTATATCCAGCGCGATCCGCAGCTCGCCCGCGATGTGCGCGACCGTGATGTGGAAGTCGACCAGATGTATAACGCGCTCTTCCGCGAGTTTCTGACCTATATGATGGAAGACCCGCGCAACATCACCCCCTGCATGCACCTGCATTTCATCGCCAAGAATATCGAGCGTATGGGCGACCATGCCACCTCGATCGCCGAGCAGGTGATCTATCTCGTCACCGGCGAGACCCCCGACGAAGAGCGCCCGAAACAGTCGAGCGTGATCTCGATGGACAGCACGGAGAAGTAA
- a CDS encoding substrate-binding domain-containing protein, with translation MNTVKLTASALAITVASTAGAFARDNIQVAGSSTVLPYASIVAEAFGENFDYPTPVVESGGSSSGLKRFCEGVGENTIDIANASRAIKDSEIETCHANGVNDIIQVRIGYDGIVFASQKTGPEFTAFQPADLYNALGAKVVKDGALVDNTYAKWSDFNADLPDVEIAAYIPGTKHGTREVFEEKVLVQGCKDTGALDAMVSGGMTEKDAEKACMNVRTDGKSVDIDGDYTETLARIASNPDGVGVFGLAFYENNTDKLKVATMGGVEPSTETIASGDYPVSRPLYFYIKKAHIGVIPGLKEYAEFFVSDEIAGSDGPLAQYGLVSDPELAATQELVADEQTMGSGM, from the coding sequence ATGAACACTGTTAAGCTGACGGCATCTGCACTTGCCATCACCGTTGCCTCCACCGCAGGCGCCTTCGCCCGCGACAACATCCAGGTTGCCGGCTCCTCGACCGTGCTGCCCTATGCCTCGATCGTGGCAGAGGCCTTCGGCGAGAACTTCGACTACCCGACGCCGGTCGTGGAATCGGGCGGCTCGTCCTCGGGTCTGAAGCGCTTCTGCGAAGGCGTGGGCGAGAACACCATCGACATCGCGAACGCCTCGCGCGCCATCAAGGACTCGGAAATCGAGACCTGCCACGCAAACGGCGTGAACGACATTATCCAGGTCCGCATCGGCTATGACGGGATCGTCTTTGCCAGCCAGAAAACCGGCCCCGAATTCACCGCCTTCCAACCGGCAGACCTCTATAACGCCCTCGGCGCCAAGGTCGTGAAAGACGGCGCGCTGGTCGACAACACCTATGCCAAGTGGTCGGATTTCAACGCCGATCTGCCGGATGTCGAGATCGCCGCCTATATTCCGGGCACCAAGCACGGCACCCGCGAGGTCTTCGAAGAGAAAGTCCTCGTTCAGGGCTGCAAGGACACCGGCGCGCTTGATGCGATGGTGTCGGGCGGCATGACCGAGAAAGACGCCGAGAAAGCCTGTATGAATGTCCGCACCGATGGCAAATCGGTCGATATCGACGGCGATTACACCGAGACCCTCGCCCGTATCGCCTCGAACCCCGATGGCGTCGGCGTCTTCGGTCTGGCCTTCTACGAGAACAACACCGACAAGCTGAAAGTGGCAACGATGGGCGGCGTCGAGCCGTCGACCGAAACCATCGCCTCGGGTGACTATCCGGTCTCGCGTCCGCTCTACTTCTACATCAAGAAGGCGCATATCGGTGTGATCCCCGGCCTGAAAGAATATGCAGAGTTCTTCGTCTCCGACGAGATCGCAGGTTCGGACGGCCCGCTGGCGCAATACGGTCTGGTTTCCGATCCGGAACTGGCAGCGACCCAAGAGCTGGTTGCTGACGAACAGACCATGGGCTCGGGCATGTAA
- the pstA gene encoding phosphate ABC transporter permease PstA encodes MTDAAANTPGTRSIHQPDARTRKRNAQEKRFRAMGIAAIGLGMVFLVILLSTILSNGVSAFQQSFINVPVYLDPAKLDKKGNRDPADIAKVSTFGYGPLIENALLETVQKAGIETELTKAKDMKNLISASAANVVRQDVISDPALIGQTVTFKILASSRVDGYLKGRVHRDEIALDKNITVAQLDLTDGLVEAGIVKKQFNWDFITGSDASESRAEQAGLGTSMIGSLFMMLVVLFLSLPIGVAASIYLEEFAPQNKWTDLIEVNISNLAAVPSIVFGILGLAVFIQFMHLPQSAPLVGGLVLTLMTLPTIIISTRASLKAVPPSIRDAALGIGASKMQSVFHHVLPLAMPGILTGTIIGLAQALGETAPLLLIGMIGYIASNPPDGIIAGFLSPNSAMPAQIYEWAKRADPAYYERAWGGIIILLVFLLTMNIIAIILRRRFERRW; translated from the coding sequence ATGACCGACGCCGCAGCAAACACCCCCGGCACCCGTTCGATCCACCAACCCGATGCCCGCACCCGCAAACGCAATGCGCAGGAAAAACGCTTCCGCGCCATGGGGATCGCGGCGATCGGGCTGGGCATGGTCTTTCTGGTGATCCTGCTGAGCACAATCCTCAGCAATGGCGTCTCGGCCTTCCAGCAGAGCTTCATCAATGTGCCGGTCTATCTGGACCCCGCCAAGCTCGACAAGAAGGGCAATCGCGACCCCGCCGATATCGCCAAGGTCTCGACCTTCGGCTACGGCCCGCTGATCGAGAACGCGCTTCTGGAAACCGTCCAGAAAGCAGGGATCGAGACCGAGCTGACCAAAGCCAAGGATATGAAGAACCTGATCTCGGCTTCTGCCGCCAATGTGGTGCGTCAGGACGTGATCAGTGACCCCGCGCTGATCGGCCAGACCGTGACGTTCAAGATCCTCGCCTCCTCGCGCGTAGACGGCTATCTCAAGGGCCGCGTCCACCGTGACGAGATCGCACTCGACAAGAATATCACCGTGGCGCAGCTGGACCTGACCGACGGGCTTGTCGAGGCCGGCATCGTGAAGAAGCAGTTCAACTGGGACTTCATCACCGGTTCGGATGCCTCCGAGAGCCGTGCGGAACAGGCGGGCCTTGGCACCTCGATGATCGGGTCGCTCTTCATGATGCTGGTGGTGCTGTTCCTGTCGCTACCGATCGGTGTGGCGGCCTCGATCTATCTCGAGGAATTCGCGCCGCAGAACAAATGGACCGACCTGATCGAGGTGAATATCTCGAACCTCGCCGCTGTGCCGTCGATCGTTTTCGGTATCCTCGGCCTCGCGGTCTTCATCCAGTTCATGCATCTGCCGCAATCGGCGCCGCTGGTCGGTGGTCTGGTGCTGACGCTGATGACCCTGCCCACGATCATCATCTCGACCCGTGCCTCGCTCAAAGCCGTGCCGCCCTCGATCCGCGATGCAGCGCTGGGGATCGGCGCTTCCAAGATGCAATCGGTCTTCCACCATGTGCTGCCGCTGGCCATGCCCGGTATCCTGACCGGCACGATCATCGGCTTAGCACAGGCCTTGGGCGAGACCGCGCCGCTCCTGCTGATCGGGATGATCGGCTATATCGCCTCCAACCCGCCCGATGGCATTATCGCGGGCTTCCTCTCGCCCAACTCCGCGATGCCCGCACAGATCTATGAATGGGCAAAACGCGCCGACCCCGCCTATTATGAACGGGCTTGGGGGGGCATCATCATCCTCCTGGTGTTCCTGCTGACGATGAACATCATTGCAATCATCCTGCGCCGCAGATTCGAGCGCCGCTGGTAA
- a CDS encoding NADP-dependent malic enzyme — MSGKNKITREEALNYHLEPIPGKYEITPTTPMTTQRDLSLAYSPGVAVPVEAIAENPETAYDYTVKGNMVAVISNGSAILGLGNLGALASKPVMEGKAVLFKKFADVNAVDIELDTMDADEIIKAVKLMEPTFGGINLEDIKAPECFIIEQALKEQMDIPVFHDDQHGTAVICAAGLLNALEISGKKIEDCKIVLNGAGAAGIACLELIKAMGARNENCIMCDTKGVIYQGRTEGMNQWKSAHAVETTARSLDDAMNGADVFLGVSAKGAVTQEMVKSMADNPVIFAMANPDPEITPEEAHEVREDAIVATGRSDYPNQVNNVLGFPYLFRGALDIHARAINDEMKIACAEALAKLAREDVPDEVAMAYGRKLSFGRDYIIPTPFDPRLIHVIPPAVAKAGMDTGVARRPIIDMDAYVHSLKARMDPTATILQSIHARARKAQARMIFAEGDDLRVLRAAVQYQRSGTGTSIVVGRENDVREKLESAGLGDAFRELTVVNAANTKHLETYRDFLYKRLQRKGVDREDAYKMAARDRHVFAALMLVHGHGDALVTGVTRKSAHVLERINKVVDATAESGAVGITAVLNKGKIVLLGDTLVHEWPDENDLADIATAGAEVARSLGLDPRVAFCSFSTFGYPVSERAQKMHVAPKVLDKRGVDFEYDGEMAVDVALNASVMKKYDFCRLSGPANILVMPARHSASISIKLLQEMGGATVIGPILTGVEHPIQVCSTTATVSDIVNMAALAACNAK, encoded by the coding sequence ATGTCCGGAAAGAACAAGATTACCCGCGAAGAAGCGTTGAATTACCATCTCGAGCCCATTCCGGGAAAATACGAGATTACGCCCACAACGCCCATGACCACCCAGCGCGATCTGTCGCTGGCCTATAGCCCGGGTGTGGCTGTTCCGGTCGAGGCGATCGCCGAGAACCCCGAAACCGCTTATGACTACACCGTCAAAGGCAATATGGTTGCCGTGATCTCGAACGGCTCGGCCATTCTGGGGCTGGGCAATCTTGGTGCGCTGGCCTCCAAGCCCGTGATGGAAGGCAAGGCGGTTCTGTTCAAGAAATTCGCCGACGTGAATGCTGTCGATATCGAGCTCGATACGATGGATGCCGACGAGATCATCAAGGCCGTCAAGCTGATGGAGCCGACCTTCGGCGGCATCAACCTCGAAGATATCAAGGCGCCCGAATGCTTTATCATCGAGCAGGCGCTGAAGGAACAGATGGATATTCCGGTGTTCCATGATGATCAGCACGGCACGGCGGTGATCTGTGCGGCAGGTCTTCTGAACGCACTCGAGATCTCGGGCAAGAAGATCGAGGATTGCAAGATCGTGCTCAATGGTGCCGGCGCCGCCGGTATCGCCTGTCTCGAGCTGATCAAGGCGATGGGCGCACGCAACGAGAACTGCATCATGTGCGACACCAAGGGTGTGATCTATCAGGGCCGCACCGAGGGGATGAACCAGTGGAAATCGGCCCATGCGGTCGAGACCACGGCGCGGTCGCTCGATGATGCGATGAATGGCGCGGATGTGTTCCTTGGCGTGTCGGCCAAGGGCGCGGTCACGCAGGAGATGGTAAAGTCGATGGCCGATAATCCGGTCATCTTCGCCATGGCCAACCCCGATCCCGAAATCACCCCCGAAGAGGCCCATGAGGTCCGCGAGGATGCGATCGTGGCAACGGGCCGGTCGGATTATCCGAACCAGGTCAATAACGTGCTTGGTTTCCCCTATCTGTTCCGTGGCGCGCTCGATATCCATGCCCGCGCGATCAATGACGAGATGAAGATTGCCTGTGCCGAGGCGCTGGCGAAACTCGCCCGTGAGGATGTGCCGGATGAGGTGGCGATGGCCTATGGCCGCAAGCTGTCTTTCGGGCGCGATTATATCATCCCGACACCTTTCGATCCGCGCCTGATCCATGTGATCCCGCCGGCGGTGGCCAAGGCCGGTATGGATACGGGCGTGGCGCGGCGCCCGATCATCGATATGGATGCCTATGTCCACAGCCTCAAGGCGCGCATGGACCCGACCGCGACGATCCTGCAGTCGATCCATGCCCGTGCCCGCAAGGCGCAGGCCCGCATGATCTTTGCCGAGGGCGATGACCTGCGCGTGCTGCGCGCGGCGGTGCAATACCAGCGTTCGGGCACCGGCACCTCTATCGTGGTGGGCCGCGAGAACGACGTGCGCGAGAAGCTCGAAAGTGCCGGCCTTGGCGATGCGTTCCGCGAGCTGACCGTGGTCAACGCGGCCAATACCAAGCATCTCGAGACCTATCGCGATTTCCTCTACAAGCGCCTGCAGCGCAAGGGTGTGGACCGCGAGGATGCCTATAAGATGGCCGCCCGCGACCGCCATGTCTTTGCCGCCCTCATGCTGGTGCATGGCCATGGTGATGCACTGGTGACGGGTGTCACCCGCAAATCGGCCCATGTGCTGGAGCGGATCAACAAGGTCGTCGATGCCACTGCCGAAAGCGGGGCCGTCGGCATTACCGCCGTGCTGAACAAGGGCAAGATCGTGCTCTTGGGCGATACGCTGGTGCATGAATGGCCCGACGAGAACGATCTCGCCGATATCGCCACCGCAGGGGCCGAGGTGGCACGTTCGCTGGGTCTCGACCCGCGCGTGGCCTTCTGCTCCTTCTCGACCTTCGGCTATCCGGTGTCGGAGCGCGCGCAGAAGATGCATGTCGCGCCGAAGGTGCTCGATAAGCGTGGCGTCGATTTCGAATATGATGGCGAGATGGCCGTTGATGTGGCGCTCAATGCGTCGGTCATGAAGAAATACGACTTCTGCCGTCTGTCGGGTCCGGCCAATATTCTGGTGATGCCCGCGCGTCACTCGGCCTCGATCTCGATCAAGCTCTTGCAGGAAATGGGCGGCGCGACTGTGATCGGCCCGATCCTGACCGGTGTCGAGCATCCGATCCAGGTCTGCTCGACCACCGCGACCGTGTCCGATATCGTCAATATGGCAGCGCTGGCGGCCTGTAACGCGAAGTAA
- the pstB gene encoding phosphate ABC transporter ATP-binding protein PstB, translating into MNDMRLTERKVDTKEMKIQARKVQVYYGDTHAIKDVDVDILDKTVTAFIGPSGCGKSTFLRTLNRMNDTIDICKVKGEILLDGEDIYDRRVDPVQLRAKVGMVFQKPNPFPKSIYDNVAYGPRIHGLAKNKADLDEIVERALRGAAIWNEVKDRLQAPGTGLSGGQQQRLCIARAVATSPEVLLMDEPCSALDPIATGQVEELIDELRTQFSVVIVTHSMQQAARVSQRTAFFHLGNLVEYGETGDIFTNPKDPRTEAYITGRIG; encoded by the coding sequence ATGAACGACATGAGATTGACGGAGAGAAAAGTGGACACCAAGGAAATGAAGATCCAGGCCCGCAAGGTGCAGGTCTATTACGGTGACACCCATGCCATCAAGGACGTCGATGTCGATATCCTCGACAAGACCGTCACCGCCTTTATCGGCCCCTCGGGCTGCGGGAAATCGACCTTCCTGCGCACGCTCAACCGGATGAATGACACGATCGACATCTGCAAGGTAAAGGGCGAGATCCTGCTCGATGGCGAGGATATCTACGATCGCCGCGTGGACCCCGTGCAGCTGCGCGCCAAGGTAGGAATGGTGTTCCAGAAGCCCAACCCCTTCCCCAAGTCGATCTATGACAACGTGGCCTACGGCCCGCGCATCCATGGCCTTGCCAAGAACAAGGCCGATCTGGACGAGATCGTGGAACGCGCCCTGCGCGGTGCGGCGATCTGGAACGAGGTGAAAGACCGCCTTCAGGCACCGGGCACCGGCCTCTCGGGTGGCCAGCAGCAACGCCTGTGCATCGCCCGCGCCGTGGCGACCTCGCCGGAAGTGCTCCTGATGGACGAGCCCTGCTCGGCGCTCGACCCCATTGCCACCGGTCAGGTCGAAGAGCTGATCGATGAACTCCGCACGCAGTTCTCGGTGGTGATCGTGACCCACTCGATGCAGCAGGCCGCGCGCGTGTCGCAGCGCACCGCCTTCTTCCACCTCGGCAATCTGGTGGAATATGGCGAGACGGGTGACATCTTCACCAATCCCAAGGACCCACGCACCGAGGCCTATATCACCGGCCGGATCGGCTGA